The following DNA comes from Sediminitomix flava.
TTTCAATAAAATTGCAGTACCCGAAACATAAGCGGCAGCATCTGAAGAACCATTTCTTCCATAAGCTACAATTTCTGGCTTTAATCTACCATCATAAGCTGGACCTCTAGAACTTCTCAGGTCAACTTCATAATATTGATTATGTGCTCCAACCAGAAGTATATTTTTAGCCATCTTCACTTTTCCACTAAGGTTTGCAAAATTACCTATACCTTTATATGTACCTATTTCTGGGATTGAATCACCTTTATTCCCAGCCGAAAAAACATGAAGTATTTCAGGGTTTTCAAATACTTGCTGGTCATAAGCCGAGGACTCTAAACTATAGTAATTAGCAATATCAAAACCATAAGAATGATTTTGTACGTGTACATCCAAATCGGAAAACATCTTAGACACATCGGGGAATACATTTTCATATGAAGTTGAAGCCAATGATGTTTTTGGAGCGACTCCTTTTCCTGTGATAAATGAATTCCCTGCCCCTCCTATTAAAGTCGCCATAGCAGTCGCATGGTTTGAAGTTTCTAATGCTTCAAAGTTAGTCGTTACTGATCTGTCAGATAAATCAATATCTTCTTTATTGAATTGCAATTCTTTAATTGCTACTACTTTTTCCTTACCTAAAAAATCTGCGAATTTATGATGCAAAAATTGTATTTGATTAACTGAAAGGTCTAACTCATTTAAGGGGCTTTCAGACAGAGGTTTATTAGCGATATCTATCCGAGTTACACTTTTAAGTGACTGAACTTTCACCAAATTTTCAGCACTCAGACGCAGTTGATAACTATTATATTCAGAATACTTTTTCACAATTCCATACTTGATTTTATTCAATTGGAGTTCTTGAATAAAATCAGACTCTAAACTAAACTGAATCAGGTAATTGCGCACATCATTTGGGGGATTGTAAAAATTTGAGGCATAGAATTTTACAGAATCATCTAAACCTATCGAATCTAATATTGAATCGCTTTTTACACCTTCAACAATATAACTATCCTTACCTTGCCGTCTATAAATTTTAAGTTTTCTACTGTCTTTATAAGCTTGATTAATTTCACCTTTTCCTACTTCAAATAAAGTGTTTGGTGAGCTAACTTCTATACTTTGAACTGTTTGTGAATGTATTTTTTGAAGAATAAATAGGTTTAAAATCAATATATGCGATATGTGATAGAATTTTTTTTGAAAAAAAATCATAGTGAAAAAGTTCAATATTAGTTTTTGAATTGGAATATAAATGAGTTTTTGAAGTGTAAACTCATCGTTAGTAACATTATATTTAAGTTTATTTTCTTCCTTAACTAGTGATTACATCTACAAAAACCTATACATAGAATTTTCATAAGAGCTAGCTAAATTCAAAAGATACAAACATCTGAAAAATTACCATTTCACAGAATTATATTTCTTGTAAGTAAAATTATCAGCTTACAACATCGTAAATGAAAGAATTATAATTATTCAAGATTTTAAAATCTTATGAGTTTACTCATTTTAAGTACAGTTGTTAATCTTACGTTATTAACATAATACAAATTCAAATCTAGCATCCCAAAAGAACTATAAAAACCTGTATTTGTACAAGTTACAAAGTTTAATTTATATTTGACTTAAATTCATTTACAGAAAAATCCAATTCAATTCACTATTGAGTGAACTATCCCAACTTGAATTCATAGAATGTTAATACATAAAAGGCTCATTCAAGTTTTCACTCTTAAAAACTAATTCAATGAAAAAAGTAACATTATTATTAATCGTTACAACACTTGTAATTTTTTCTGCATGTACATCTACTGAAGAAAATGTTCAACCAAATGAGGTTACTCCTGAAATCATGGCTAAAATTGAGGCTCTTGGTTTCAACACTAAGGACTTCCCTGTTCATCTTCACGATGGAAATTTAGTTGTAGAGAATGACATCGTTTTCCGTCTAGATCAACTAGACTTTATGTCTTCTCGTTCTCAATTTGCAACTGAAGAACATTATAGTACAGATAACTTGGTTACTGGACTTCCTCGTACAATTAATGTTTACGTTAGCACTAGCTTCCCTCAAAAGTATTTTGATGCTGTGGATGCAGCTAATGCTCGTTACAATGCTGAAAATCTAACTCTTACTTTTCAAAGAGTAGGAAATAGCAATTTAGCTGATATCAGCTTTACACCTTCTCCTTGGTGGTATAGATTTTATGGCATATTGGGTTCTGCTGGATTCCCTACAGCAGCAGGAGATCCATACAATGAAATTTTGTTGACAAGAGCTTACTACGACAACGTGACTGATCTAGGAGCTTTAACAACAACAATTGCTCATGAAATGGGACACTGTATTGGTTTCCGCCATACAGATTATATGGATAGAAGCTTCAGTTGTGGTGGTGCAACAGACAACGAAGGAGCTTCAGACATTGGTGCAAATCTTATCCCAGGTACACCTTCTAGTCCAGAAGTAGGTTCATGGATGCTTGCTTGTTCAGATGGTACGAACCGTCCATTTACAAGCGGTGACGTTACTGCATTGAACTACCTATACTAGACCAATTCAACATCTAAAGCTGACTCATAATCTTTATAATCTAGGTAATTTGACTATAATAATCGCTCATGAAATTGGGCATTGTATAGGCTTCTGCCACACAGATTATATGGATAGAAGCTTTAGCTGCGGTGAGCTTATGATAATGAAGGTGCTTCAGATATAGGTGCAAATTATATTCTTGGTACACCTTCTAATCCTGAAGTAGGCTCTTAGATGCTTGCTGGTTCGGACTCGTCCTTTTACTAGCGGCGACCAAACTGCATTAGACTATTTATACTAAAAGTGTAAATACACTTTAAATATTAAGAATGAGCCTTTCACCACCTTGCTTGAGTGAGCAAGGTGGTTTTTAAATAAAAAAGACTACCCAAAAAATTGAGTAGCCTTTTAATATAATATTGACTTCAAATTTATTTTTCTTGCTCAGCCATACTCTCTTGAACTTGCATCATGAATTTTTGTAATTCAAGTGTATTGTAATTGATTGCTGCAGCTGAGAAACTTCTTCCTTTTTGGAATGGATAACCTTCTAAAGAAGCAAAGAATTTTGTTACTTCATCTGAAACTGGTACAAATAGCCACATGTTGTCGATCATCCAACGTACATACATTTCAGATTCTAAAGGTGCTTTTTCAAATGGATCGGCTCTTAAGTTCACAATTTGTGCCCAAGAAGGAACCATACGAACAGCTGAGGCCATATCTCCATCAAGTTTTGCAAAAGTCAACTTCCAATCATTCCAACGAATCGCATTGAACTCTCCTCCTTGTCCAAAATACATTTTAGTAGTACGAGGGCTTTCCTGTACTTCTCCTTTGAAATAAGGTAAGAAATTATGGCCATCAAGATGAACTCTCCAATCTTTATTGTTGTACTCAACACCTTCTTTCATTTCGTCCACTAAATTGTCATCACCAACAGCTGCCAAAAGTGTAGGCATCCAATCTTCATGAGACATCATGGCATTTACCTGTGTTCCTGGCTCAATTACTCCTGGCCAGCGCACGAGTTGAGGCACACGCATTCCACCTTCGTAAGTAGTACCTTTTTCACCATGAAATGGAGTCGTACCACCGTCAGGCCATGTAAATGTTTCAGCCCCATTGTCAGTTGAATAAATTACGATAGTATTGTCTTCTATACCCAACTCTTCCAATTTATCGAGCATTACTCCAACATGTCCGTCATGCTCCAACATTCCATCCGCATAGATAGAAATACCCGACTTTCCTTTGGCTTCTTCCTTCAACCTTGTATGGACATGCATACGAGAAGTGTTCATCCATACAAAAAATGGTTTTTCTTCTTCATGTGCTTTCTCCATAAAGTCTAAGGCACCGTCCATAAATTCTTCGTCAATGGTCTCCATACGTTTACGAGTCAATGGTCCTGTATCTTTTACTGGTCCATCTGCCGTTGATTTAATCACCCCTCTAGGTCCGTAGTTTTCTCTAAATGAAGGATCTTTTGGGTAGTAATATGTCTCTGGTTCTTCTTCGGCATTTAGGTGATAAAGATTCCCGAAGAATTCATCAAAACCATGATTTGTAGGCAAATGCTTATCTCGATCTCCTAAGTGGTTTTTACCAAACTGACCGGTAGCATAATCATGCTCTTTTAGAAGATCTGCAATTGTAGGAGCCCAATCAGGAATACCATGATCTGAACCAGGCATTCCAATTGTCAAAAGTCCCGTACGGAAAGGTTGCTGTCCAGTAATAAATGATGCACGACCTGCTGTAGAAGATTGTTGTGCATAATGATCTGTAAAAATAGCTCCCTCTTTAGCTAAGCGGTCAATATTTGGGGTATGATAACCCATCATTCCTTGGTTGTAGGCTGAGATATTGTAATACCCAACATCATCGCCCCAAATCACAAGTATATTTGGTCGTTCATTTTTCTTTGCCTCAGGCTTATTGCCATCTTCAGCTTGTGAAGGTAAAGCAGCTCCAACTAGCGCTGTACCTAAACTTAAGCCTTGTAATAAATCTTTAGTAGTCATTTTTTAGTCTCTTGATTTGATAATGGGGGAATTCAATTCATACGAACCTCAATCACTATTATTGAAATCTGATTGAGTTCTTATATTTTGAAAACCTTGTCTTGATTAGGATATTGCAAAAGTAGCTACCACAAACAGGTATTTATATACCTTTTTAACTCTAAAAAATACCACTTTAACCTAAGCAATAATTAGAATGTCTAGTAAGCCATCAAAAAATACAGATACAAAAGAGGAAAAAGTCTCTAAAATTGAGATTCGATCAATCCCTTTTTCGGAACAAAATTGGCTGGATGCTTTTGCTCAAATCTTAGATGAAAAAGTTGAAAATGGTAAAGTACAGATTCCAAAGACAATTGGTACAGGTTACCTTGAATCCCTTTATCACGATGATTTAATGTCTATCATCAGTATTAAAATAAACTTGAAGAAAGATATAATATGGCATAGGCTTCCTTGCCCAGATAAATCACGTTACCTAATCGACTTTTTCAGAACTGATCATTTACAGGGGGCATCCATTAATCAAGACTATAATTCAAAAATTCAAGAAGGAGCATTCTACTTGAATCCTTCAACTTCATTGGAATTTCAAAATAAGAAAGGAACATCTATCGAATTGATAATGGTTGGACTAGAACATAAATGGATTGAACAATACTTCCCAGATATCTTAGAAGAATCACAAGATTTTTTAACCGTTGAACAGCCTTATTTAGCTTATGAGAGTTCTGGTCCAAAAATGAAACAGCTGTTCAATGAATTCAATAAGCCAGCTATAGAAAAAGAAGTAAGTGCTCAATATTTCAGGGCAAAATGTATGGAAGTCTTTTGTCTCACCTATTCATACTTGAAGAAGAGAATACAATTCAGACTTAGAGGAATAAAGGAGCAAGAACTTCAAACCGTATTTGAAATAAGAAATACTTTATCTGAAAACCTTGAGTATCCATATACGCTGAAGGGACTTTCATTGGAATATGGTATGAATAAAGATTACATGAATTCATTGTTTGAGAAAGTATTCGCAATCAGTATTCCTAATTATTTAAAAAAGGAGAGAATGGAGTTAGCTAAGTACTTATTGGAAAAAAATTATTCTGTCAAGGAAGTTGCTATAAAACTAGGTTATTCAGAAAGCCAACATTTTACAAGGGCTTTTAAAACTTACTTTCAGATACTTCCGAAAACATATCAAATAAACTTCCATAACAAATAACAATGCGATCAAGATACCCTTCATTTTGAACTTTCGCTTTCAGATTCATAGTTCTACTATTTAAAAAGGCTCTCAACTACTATGAAATTACTTTCAATTACTTCTATCATTTTTATTACCCTTTTACTTTCTTCTTTTTTTGGTGTAAAACAAGATGAAGATAAAGGCTGGGTGAAAATTGCTGAAAAAGTTGTCAACTATAAAGCAGAGACTGATCAAGTTAAAGTTCAAAACTCGGATCAAGAAGTAACCAAAATAAAGATCAAGTGCATACAGGGTACCGTAAAGCTTAAAGAAATTAAGGCATTTATGTCTGATGGGAAGGATGAAAATTTAAACATTAAAGGTATCGGTGTTTTACATGATGGAATGTCTTCATTTAGTATGGATTTGCCTGGTAAAGATAATAAGCTAGAAAAACTTGAATTTAAATATGATGCAGTGGGAAATGTTCTGGTTTCTAAAAAAGGTAAAGTGGAAGTTTGGGGGAAGAAGAAAGATTAAGAAATCACTAAAAATACCCCTATACGATCAAAATATGGATACTGTATTTTTATATCAGAATAAATCCTTGTAAATTTTGGTTACTTTTTTGGAGGTGTAATACCAAATTTTAGACTCATTAAATCATGCCTAAAGAATCACTCGACAAGGACTATTGGGAAAATAAATATAAAAATTTAGATACGGGATGGGATGCGAAGGCAATCACTACACCATTAAAAACTTATTTCGATCAGTTAGAAGATAAAAACTTAAAGATATTAATTCCGGGAGCTGGTAATTCTTATGAAGCTCAATACTTGCACGAACAAGGATTTAAAAATGTTTATGTTGTTGACATTGCTCAACAACCACTTGACAACTTGCTTCAACGCTGCCCTAGCTTTCCTAAAAAACACATGATTAAATCAGACTTTTTTGAGCTGAAAGAATCCAACTTTGATTTGATCATTGAGCAAACTTTTTTTTGTGCTTTAGATCCTTTGCTTCGTAAAAGGTATATCGTTAAGCTAAACAACCTATTAAAAGAGAAAGGGAAAGTAGTAGGTTTACTTTTCGACCTTCCACTAAATACTGATCACCCTCCTTTTGGCGGTGATAAAACTGAATACCTCACCTTATTCAATCCATTATTTCAAATTAAGGTCTTTGAAAAATGCTACAATAGCATTCCTCCAAGACAAGACAATGAATTCTTTTTTATTGTTCAGAAGGAATTAATCATATTCTAATTCCTCACAACAGACTAACATTTTTGATAAACACACACATGGAGATTAAACAAGAGTACTTTCAAGATTTCATGCATGGTAATGTATGCTATGGCTGTGGAATTGACAACAAAGATGGTTTACAGATAAAGAGCTTCTGGGATGGCGAAGAAGCTGTTTGTATATTTCACTCCGAAGAAAAATACCATGGATGGGCAAACCTGTTGAGTGGAGGTATTTTGGCTACTATAATTGATTGCCACTGCATGGGGACTGCTATGGCAAATGCATACAAAGTTGAGAATAGACCTTTAGATTCTGAACCACACTATCGTTATGCCACAGGTACAATGAATATCAAATACCTTAAGCCTACTCCAAACACAGTTGTTGAATTAAGAGCTAAAATAACTCAAGTAAAAGGGAAAAAAACAGTGATGCATTGTACTTCTAGTGTAGATGGTGTTATAACTGCTGAAGCTGAAGTTATTGCTATTCGTGTTTTTGATAGTAATGAAGCCAAAGGAGAAAACCCTTTCAAAGAATAAACATTGGCTCTAAAAAAGAAAGGCGACCATTTTCTAGAAATGATCGCCTTTCTTTTTTATTTATATATTAATTAACTCTTTACATCTAGAGCTGTCAATAGTTTTTCATCCATTGGAGCTACTCCTGATTCAAAATAGTGAGTTAATTTGCCGTTCTCATCAATCACATACTTTGTGAAGTTCCACTTAGGCTCTTGATCATTCCAACCGTTTTGTGTTTTATCTGACAACCACTGATAAAGCTCAACTTTATCATCTCCTGCTACAGATACTTTCGAGAACATTTGGAATGAAACACCATAATTTTTTTGACAGAAAGCACCAATTTCTTCATTAGTACCTGGCTCTTGCTTTCCAAAATTATTGGCAGGGAAACCTAAAATTGCAACTTTTTCTCCATATTGTTCGTGTAATTTTTGAAGCTCAGTATACTGAGGAGTATAACCACACTTAGATGCAACATTGACTAATAATACCTTTTTACCTTTGTAACGTTCAAAATCAATTTCTTCTCCATCTAAAGAAGGCATTTTGAAATCGTAAAAAGCTGCTGATTCATTTACTGATGATGTAGATTCCATTTCTTCAGGGGCTTGTTTTGCTCCTTTGAAACAAGACGTAAATCCAATTAGCAAGAAGCAAAAAGTGAGTAAAGTGTAAATACTTTTCATAAATAGTTGAATATGTAAAATTGAATAGATACGTTTATTTGTTAATGCTTAACTTTATACTGAATAGATTGTTTTAAATTATATACTGTAATTGCGTCAAATTTCATATGATAATAAATAGACTAAAAGATATTTTAAGAGCTGAGTTGAGTGACCGTCTTACAAGTGAAGACTCTTCATTAAAAGACTGGTTCGAAAAAGCAGGTTTGAGTTGGGAAGAGAGTCAAACAGACTATCAAAAATATGCCGATGAATATGATAAATACTACAAAAGCAGTAGTAGTTCATCAAGTCAGCAACAGAGTCAATACCAACAATACAACACTTCATCTAGCTCTGCAAGCTCAAAAGATCGTGAGTACTATGCTGCCTTAGAAATTCCTTATGGCTCTAGTTTCGCAGTGGTCAAAAAAGCTTATAAAAAAATGATTCGTGTTTATCACCCTGACCTTTATCACAATCAGCCCGAGAAACAAGATATAGCTCAGAAAGTAACTCGAAAAATCAATGAAGCTTACAATCACTTTGAGCAAAAAGAAAAGAATAAATAAAAAAAAACCTCATCGTCTAACTGATGAGGTTTTTTATTTTCTAGTAAGTCAATAAAGACTTTACATTATAATTTTTAATTTTTTCTTCTCCTTTTAAGAAAGCTAAATTTATAAGGAAAGAGATTAATACAATTTCTCCTCCTGCTTTCTCAACCATTTTCACTACAGCCTCAGCAGTACCTCCAGTCGCTAATACATCATCATGAATTAGTACTTTCTCTCCTTTTTCAATGGCATCAATATGCATCTCAAGTGTATCCGTTCCATACTCCAAAGCATATTCTTGCTTATAAGTATCGAATGGTAACTTTCCTGGCTTTCTCACAGGTACAAACCCTGCATTTAAACGATCAGCAAGAACACTCCCAAAAAAGAAACCTCTAGACTCCATTGAAACCACTTTGTCAATTGAAAGTCCGTCTACTTGCTCCAGAAGTTGATTAATTGCAAGTTTAAAACCTTCTGGATGACCAATTAGAGGAGTGATGTCTTTGAACATAATTCCTTCTTTTGGAAAATCTTTGACGTCTCTGATATATTTTTCAATTGATTCCTCCATCTTCTTACGCTTTATTAGGTCTATTCTTAAAACAAAGTAGCAAAGATACTAGCTTCTCTCCAATAAAGAAACTTAGCATAATTTTACCATAATAATTACTAGAGTCAGTATTAATTCACTTTTAATACAATAAGACGATTTCTTAGACGTATATAGAATAAGTGGAATTCCAAACTTGGAATTTTTTAAACATAACAAGCAAACATAAAACTTGTATGAATGCCAATTAATCACTTGATTTATTAGCTATTCACTTATCAGATATACATTCGAATTGTGAAATTTGATTATTCAATGAAGAACGCAATAAAATTATTATCACTCTTACTATGTTTATTAGTCCAACCCGTTTACGCTCAATCAATCGATAAAACTTGGTGGGACGGACTTACCGAAACATGGAAAACCTGTTTTATAGAGGAAATTGAATGGGAAGGTGAAATGACCAAGGATGGCTTGGCTCAAATTGCTCAACTTAAGACTATAAATGCCGCTGGTTTTGATATTTATGGAGACGAGCGTCTTATTCGTTCGCTAGAACCTCTAAGACCACTTATTTATCTTGAAGAAGTAGATTGTTCATATACCAAGATCAAAGACATTGAGCCTTTAAGAGAACTCAAAAATATTAAAAAGCTGAATGTAAGCTATACACGCATCAAAACTTTAGAACCTATTCATGAAGCACATAATATGGAAATCTTGCAAATGGCAGGACTAAATATTACGAGTCTAAATGAGTTAGATGATTTGCAGTCTCTTCATACTATTGATGCTTTTGAATCAAGAATTACTGATTTCAAGTCTTTCAGACACTTCCCCAATATTAAAAACATTGCGTTAGATAATACACAAGTTACTTCCTTAAAACCTTTCGCTCATATGCGTCAGTTGGAAGAACTTACATTTTCCAATACAGAGATTTCAGATCTTTCTCCTTTGAAAAGGATGAAAAACTTAAAGCGTATTCTTTTTGAAGCGGCAAAAGTTGAGTCTCTTTCTCCGTTATCTAAATTAAAGCAGCTAGTTGAAATCAACTTTGCAGATAATCCTATTGAAGATATTTCGGCTTTAGCCAACAAACCAAATCTTGAGATTATTTATGCATCACAAACTAGCTTTGAAGACCTCAGTCCATTAAAAGGAAACACAGCATTAAAAGAATTGACAATATCTCAGACCAAAGTAAGTGACCTTAGTCCTGTTCAATCTTTACCTGAGTTATACCTTTTAATATTTGTAGAAACGCCTGTTCAATCACTAAAAATACTAGAAGGATTCCCTGCCCTAAGTGTTGTTTATTTTAGAGACACACAAGTGTCGGAAGCTGAGATGAAAGCTTATCAAGCAAAATATCCAAGTGTAGAGACTGACTATTTTTAGAGTTTATACTCCATTTAAAATATGAATTAAATCCACAGAAAGGTCTTAAATGCTTTCTGTGGATTTTTTTATGTTTATGATTTTCAAGAAGATTTCAATATCTTAATTCTCAGATACATTTTTTCAAGTTGTAATTTTTAAACTTTATGGTAAGACAGATTTTTGAAAAGCATACTGCTGAATCCGTTCAAGTAATACTAGATACTGGGGAAATTGAAAATGCTGAAGAGGCGTTAAAACAACAAGATATCAGTCCTTTAATCATCAAAAAGATCATCACAAAAGCACAAGGTGATCTTTTTAAAAAGTATACTGAAATTGGCTATCAAAAAATCAAGCGAGGAGCTTCAAAAGCTGAGGTTGTTGAGTTGATTTCCGAAGATTTAAAAGGTAGTATTCTTGTTTCAACTCTCAATAAAATTGAGAGAAACTACAAAAACATCAGAAAGAATAAGCTAAGACTAGCTTTAA
Coding sequences within:
- a CDS encoding helix-turn-helix transcriptional regulator produces the protein MSSKPSKNTDTKEEKVSKIEIRSIPFSEQNWLDAFAQILDEKVENGKVQIPKTIGTGYLESLYHDDLMSIISIKINLKKDIIWHRLPCPDKSRYLIDFFRTDHLQGASINQDYNSKIQEGAFYLNPSTSLEFQNKKGTSIELIMVGLEHKWIEQYFPDILEESQDFLTVEQPYLAYESSGPKMKQLFNEFNKPAIEKEVSAQYFRAKCMEVFCLTYSYLKKRIQFRLRGIKEQELQTVFEIRNTLSENLEYPYTLKGLSLEYGMNKDYMNSLFEKVFAISIPNYLKKERMELAKYLLEKNYSVKEVAIKLGYSESQHFTRAFKTYFQILPKTYQINFHNK
- a CDS encoding DUF2541 domain-containing protein, whose protein sequence is MKLLSITSIIFITLLLSSFFGVKQDEDKGWVKIAEKVVNYKAETDQVKVQNSDQEVTKIKIKCIQGTVKLKEIKAFMSDGKDENLNIKGIGVLHDGMSSFSMDLPGKDNKLEKLEFKYDAVGNVLVSKKGKVEVWGKKKD
- a CDS encoding PaaI family thioesterase is translated as MEIKQEYFQDFMHGNVCYGCGIDNKDGLQIKSFWDGEEAVCIFHSEEKYHGWANLLSGGILATIIDCHCMGTAMANAYKVENRPLDSEPHYRYATGTMNIKYLKPTPNTVVELRAKITQVKGKKTVMHCTSSVDGVITAEAEVIAIRVFDSNEAKGENPFKE
- a CDS encoding glutathione peroxidase yields the protein MKSIYTLLTFCFLLIGFTSCFKGAKQAPEEMESTSSVNESAAFYDFKMPSLDGEEIDFERYKGKKVLLVNVASKCGYTPQYTELQKLHEQYGEKVAILGFPANNFGKQEPGTNEEIGAFCQKNYGVSFQMFSKVSVAGDDKVELYQWLSDKTQNGWNDQEPKWNFTKYVIDENGKLTHYFESGVAPMDEKLLTALDVKS
- a CDS encoding leucine-rich repeat domain-containing protein, with amino-acid sequence MKNAIKLLSLLLCLLVQPVYAQSIDKTWWDGLTETWKTCFIEEIEWEGEMTKDGLAQIAQLKTINAAGFDIYGDERLIRSLEPLRPLIYLEEVDCSYTKIKDIEPLRELKNIKKLNVSYTRIKTLEPIHEAHNMEILQMAGLNITSLNELDDLQSLHTIDAFESRITDFKSFRHFPNIKNIALDNTQVTSLKPFAHMRQLEELTFSNTEISDLSPLKRMKNLKRILFEAAKVESLSPLSKLKQLVEINFADNPIEDISALANKPNLEIIYASQTSFEDLSPLKGNTALKELTISQTKVSDLSPVQSLPELYLLIFVETPVQSLKILEGFPALSVVYFRDTQVSEAEMKAYQAKYPSVETDYF
- a CDS encoding adenine phosphoribosyltransferase, with the protein product MEESIEKYIRDVKDFPKEGIMFKDITPLIGHPEGFKLAINQLLEQVDGLSIDKVVSMESRGFFFGSVLADRLNAGFVPVRKPGKLPFDTYKQEYALEYGTDTLEMHIDAIEKGEKVLIHDDVLATGGTAEAVVKMVEKAGGEIVLISFLINLAFLKGEEKIKNYNVKSLLTY
- a CDS encoding M57 family metalloprotease → MKKVTLLLIVTTLVIFSACTSTEENVQPNEVTPEIMAKIEALGFNTKDFPVHLHDGNLVVENDIVFRLDQLDFMSSRSQFATEEHYSTDNLVTGLPRTINVYVSTSFPQKYFDAVDAANARYNAENLTLTFQRVGNSNLADISFTPSPWWYRFYGILGSAGFPTAAGDPYNEILLTRAYYDNVTDLGALTTTIAHEMGHCIGFRHTDYMDRSFSCGGATDNEGASDIGANLIPGTPSSPEVGSWMLACSDGTNRPFTSGDVTALNYLY
- a CDS encoding J domain-containing protein, which produces MIINRLKDILRAELSDRLTSEDSSLKDWFEKAGLSWEESQTDYQKYADEYDKYYKSSSSSSSQQQSQYQQYNTSSSSASSKDREYYAALEIPYGSSFAVVKKAYKKMIRVYHPDLYHNQPEKQDIAQKVTRKINEAYNHFEQKEKNK
- a CDS encoding methyltransferase domain-containing protein — translated: MPKESLDKDYWENKYKNLDTGWDAKAITTPLKTYFDQLEDKNLKILIPGAGNSYEAQYLHEQGFKNVYVVDIAQQPLDNLLQRCPSFPKKHMIKSDFFELKESNFDLIIEQTFFCALDPLLRKRYIVKLNNLLKEKGKVVGLLFDLPLNTDHPPFGGDKTEYLTLFNPLFQIKVFEKCYNSIPPRQDNEFFFIVQKELIIF
- a CDS encoding zinc-dependent metalloprotease; the protein is MTHNLYNLGNLTIIIAHEIGHCIGFCHTDYMDRSFSCGELMIMKVLQI
- a CDS encoding arylsulfatase is translated as MTTKDLLQGLSLGTALVGAALPSQAEDGNKPEAKKNERPNILVIWGDDVGYYNISAYNQGMMGYHTPNIDRLAKEGAIFTDHYAQQSSTAGRASFITGQQPFRTGLLTIGMPGSDHGIPDWAPTIADLLKEHDYATGQFGKNHLGDRDKHLPTNHGFDEFFGNLYHLNAEEEPETYYYPKDPSFRENYGPRGVIKSTADGPVKDTGPLTRKRMETIDEEFMDGALDFMEKAHEEEKPFFVWMNTSRMHVHTRLKEEAKGKSGISIYADGMLEHDGHVGVMLDKLEELGIEDNTIVIYSTDNGAETFTWPDGGTTPFHGEKGTTYEGGMRVPQLVRWPGVIEPGTQVNAMMSHEDWMPTLLAAVGDDNLVDEMKEGVEYNNKDWRVHLDGHNFLPYFKGEVQESPRTTKMYFGQGGEFNAIRWNDWKLTFAKLDGDMASAVRMVPSWAQIVNLRADPFEKAPLESEMYVRWMIDNMWLFVPVSDEVTKFFASLEGYPFQKGRSFSAAAINYNTLELQKFMMQVQESMAEQEK